In Papaver somniferum cultivar HN1 unplaced genomic scaffold, ASM357369v1 unplaced-scaffold_135, whole genome shotgun sequence, one DNA window encodes the following:
- the LOC113333941 gene encoding uncharacterized protein LOC113333941, with protein sequence MYFDRSGAWFMVLLASEILVVGHRKMEALRKKAEENGVVESLQQLDGDSYSQTIGPDKRGRYRGVGNCIKPKKRSRGECSSTSNTDDMIKDLQEHIVVIDQDREELRKVNEGLIKSSEETNTKMDKLLEIIKLISPNQDVAAMISAI encoded by the exons ATGTATTTTGATCGATCGGGTGCTTGGTTTATGGTACTATTAGCATCGGAAATTTTGGTTGTAGGTCAT AGGAAAATGGAGGCGCTAAGAAAGAAAGCAGAAGAAAATGGTGTCGTAGAATCACTTCAGCAACTAGATGGTGATAGTTATTCCCAAACTATTGGACCTGACAAACGAGGACGATATCGCGGTGTTGGGAACTGCATCAAACCCAAGAAAAGATCCAGGGGAGAATGTTCAAGTACCAGCAACACTGATGACATGATTAAGGATTTACAAGAACATATTGTGGTCATAGATCAGGATCGTGAAGAATTGCGAAAGGTGAATGAGGGCTTGATAAAGAGCAGCGAAGAGACGAACACAAAGATGGACAAGTTGTTGGAAATAATTAAACTTATCTCTCCTAATCAG GATGTTGCTGCAATGATATCAGCCATCTAA